The nucleotide sequence TTGGACGACCCCATGGCGAATTCGTCCATGTTCAGCTTGCCCAACAGCGGTGCGCCCGCCCGATTGAAACGGGTCGCCACGGTGGCATCGTAGGGGGCGGTGAAATTGTCCAGCATTTTGGAACCGCACGAAGTGCGAATACCGAGAGTGCAGAAAATATCCTTCTGAGCCACCGGGATACCGGTGAGGGGGCCGCCTTCGCCACGCTCCAACACGGCATCGGCGGCGGCCGCCGCCTCCTCGGCGGAATCTTCGGTCACCGTAACGAAGGCATTAAGGGTATCATTATGTCGGGCGATTCGATCGAGAAAATGGCGGATCAGTTCGCGGCTGGAGAATTCTCGCGCGCGGAGCCCGGCCGCCAGTTCAACTAAACTCTTATTATGCATGGATTCGGGTCCTCAATACTTATGCCTGCTCGATTACCTGGGGTACCAGATACAAACCGGCTTCCACTGCGGGGGCGATGGACTGGAAGCGGTCGCGCTGATTGTCCTCGGTCACTTCATCCGGACGCAGCCTTTGGGGCAAATCCAAAGGATGGGCCATGGGCGCCACCGTGTCGGTGTCCACCGCATTCATCTGAGCGACGAAATCCAGGATGCCGGATAAATCGCGGGCATATCGTCCGGCGTCTTCATCCTCGACCCGGATACGGGCCAGATACGCGATATTCCTGACTTCTTCGACGGTTAATGACATCGTTTTCTCCAATGACGGTTAAATACATATCCATTTTTTACCCGATTTATATCATAATCGATCGCTTGCCCGATTCCCCATTCGATTGCTAAAGTAACTTAATTTAGAGATTTAGAAATCCATGTTCAAACGCCTGCGCGGACTTTTTTCCAACGATCTCTCCATCGACCTGGGTACCGCCAACACGCTGATCTACATCCCCGGACAGGGCATCGTTCTGAACGAACCCTCGGTGGTGGCGATCCGCGAAGACCGCTTGCGCGGCGCCAAAAGCATCGCCGCCGTGGGGCAAGAGGCCAAGCAGATGCTGGGCCGAACACCCGGCAATATCGTCGCCATCCGCCCGCTCAAGGACGGGGTGATCGCCGACTTCACCGTCACCGAAAAAATGCTCCAGTACTTCATCAACAAGGTACACGAGAGCAGACTCCTCAAACCGAGCCCCCGGGTATTGGTCTGCGTCCCTTGCGGTTCCACCCAGGTGGAACGCCGGGCGATCAAGGAATCGGCGGTGGGCGCCGGCGCCCGAGAGGTTTACCTGGTGGAAGAGCCGATGGCGGCGGCGGTGGGCGCGGGTTTGCCGGTAGGCGAGGCCTGCGGTTCCATGGTGCTGGACATCGGCGGCGGTACTTCCGAAGTAGCCGTCATCTCCCTCAACGGCATCGTTTATTCGGCGTCGGTCCGCATCGGCGGCGACCGCTTCGACGAAGCCATCATCAACTACGTGCGCCGCAACTACGGTACCCTGATCGGCGAGGCCACCGCCGAACGGATCAAACACGCCATCGGCAGCGCTTATCCCGCTTCCGAGGTGCGGGAAATCGAGGTCCGCGGGCGCAACTTGGCCGAAGGCGTGCCGCGCAGTTTCACCCTCAACAGCAACGAGATTCTGGAGGCCCTGCAGGATCCCCTCGCGGGCATCGTCGGCGCGGTGCGGGAGGCATTGGAGCGAACCCCCCCCGATTTGGGCGCGGATGTGGCCGAACGGGGCATCGTTCTGACCGGAGGCGGTGCTTTGCTCAAGGACTTGGAACGTTTGATCGCCGAAGAAACCGGCCTGCCGGTGGAGATCGCCGACGATCCGTTGACGTGCGTCGCCCGAGGCGGCGGCATGATTCTGGAGTTGCTGGACGAAAAAGGGCCGGCCGCCTTCTCGCTGGAATAATCATCTCCAGGGGGCTTGATTATCAAACTGATTTTCACCCGCGGCCCGTCGCTCAATGTTCGTGTGGTCTTGTGCTTGCTCGCCGCCAGCGTTTTGATGACGGCCGACCATTACCACCGGGTGACGTGGTTGCGTTCGGGCTTGGCGATCGCGGTTTATCCCGTTCAATGGCTCGCCCATGCGCCGCAGGAACTGGGCAATCAAGTCTGGAGCAATTTCACCGGCCGGGCTCAATTGCTGAAGGAAAATCGACAGCTCAAGGCGGAGATCAGTCGACTCAAGCGACGTACCTTGAAATATGAAGCCTTGAAAAAAGAAAACGATCGGTTGCGCGCCTTTCTCGATAATTCCTTCAAACTGGGGGAGCAGATGCTGGTGGCGGAATTGCTGGCGGTGAATCTGGCTCCTTACGAACACGTGGTGCTGGTCAATAAAGGCGGCCACTTCGGCGTTCACGTGAGCCAGCCGGTCATGAGTGTGGACGGCGTGGTGGGTCAGGTGATTCGAGTCACCCCGGTGAACGCCGAGGCGCTCTTGATCACCGATCCCAGCCATGCCATTCCGGTCCAGGTCAACCGCAACGGATTGCGCGCCATCGCGGTCGGCAGCGGTCATCTCGACCGCCTGGAGGTTCCCAACCTTCCCAACAACGCCGACATTCAACCCGGCGATTTATTGATCACCTCGGGATTGGGCGGGGTCTTCCCGCAGGGTTATCCCGTGGCGAAGGTCACCGATGTGGCACCGCAACCCGGGAAACCGTTCGCCCGGATCAGCGCCAAACCGACGGCGAAGTTGGACCGAATCCGGGAGGTTCTGATCACTTGGGGGCAAAGCACGCCGAAACCGTTTCTGCCCGCCGTCACCCCCGCCGCGACTCCCTCGGAGGGCACCGCCGATGCACCCTGACTCCGGTTCCGTGGTCATGTTTCTCAGTTTGGTCGGGGCGTTTTGGTTGCGCTTGTTCGCCTGGCCCGACCTCATCGCCCCATTCAATCCGGATTGGGTCCTCCTGGTTATCATCTACTGGTGCCTGGCGGTTCCGCAACGCTTCGGGGTAGGCCCCGCCTGGCTGACCGGCCTGTTGGTGGATGCGGCCACCGGGCGATTGCTGGGCCAGCATGCCTTCATCTACGGGCTGATCGCTTTTATTTGCGTGCGCTTCCATACACGCCTTCGGGTATTTCCATTACATCAGCAATTATCCTTCATTCTCCTGTTTTTGCTCGTCACCCAATTCCTGATGTTCTGGCTCGAAGCCCTTCGCGGCAAAACCCACCTCAGCTGGGAATATTGGCTCCCCTCGCTGACGGGCACGCTGGCCTGGCCCGCCGTGTTGACCCTCTGCCGTACTTTGAAGCAGCGTTATCTGACGTCTCCCTGACCCCATGGCAGTATTTCGCCTCAAAGACGCCGCCCACGAAAACCGTCTGTTTCTCACCCGCCTCGTGACGGCGGCGGCATTCGTCGTCTTGCTGACCGTCGCGTTGACCAGCCGCCTGACCTATCTCCAGATCCTCCATCACGAGCGTTATGAAACCCTGGCCCGGGATAACCGGGTAAAAATCGCGCCGCTGCCGCCGACCCGGGGGTTGATCTACGACCGCAACGGCCAGGTACTGGCCGAGAATGTGTCCGTTTACAGCCTGGAAATCGTTCCCGAACAAGTAAAAGACCTGGACGCCACCATCGCGAGGTTACAGGCTATTCTCGATATCACCCCCGGCGAAGTCGCCCGGTTCAAACGTCAAATGCGACGCCTCAAGGGCTTCGAGAGCATTCCCCTCAAATTGCGCCTCAGCGATGTGGAAGTCGCCCGATTTGCGGTCAAACGACCTTTTTTTCATGGCGTCGACATTCGCGCCCGCCTAGTGCGCCATTACCCTTATAAAGAACTGGTCTCCCATGTGGTGGGCTACGTGGGCAGCATCAACGAACGCGAGCTGAAACGCCTGGACCCGGCCGAATATCGGGGAACCACCCACATCGGCAAAGTGGGGGTGGAGCAAGCCTACGAAAGCGTGCTTCACGGCCACACCGGCTATGCCGAAATCGAGACCAACGCCCGCGGCCGGGAGCTTCGGGTTTTGCAGGAGGTGCGCCCGCGTCCCGGTGCCGACCTGCACCTGACCTTGGATATCGAACTGCAACAAATCGCCCATGCCGGCCTGGGCGAGCACAACGGCGCGGTGGTGGCCCTCAACCCCAAAAGCGGGGAAATCCTGGCGCTGGTCAGCAAACCGGGGTTCGACCCCAACGCCTTCGTCTACGGCATCAGCCTGAAAGATTATCGGGCATTGCAGCATTCTCCCGATCGCCCGCTCTTCGATCGCACGTTGCGCGGCAGCTATCCCCCCGGTTCCACCATCAAACCCTTTATCGGCCTGGCCGGCTTGAACTACGGCGTGACCGACGCCCACCGAAAGCTTTACTGCCCGGGTTATTTTCAGCTTCCCGGCGTCCAGCACCGCTATCGGGATTGGAAGGAATGGGGGCACGGTTCGGTTTCCTTGGACGATGCGATCATCCAGTCCTGCGACGTCTACTTTTACGACCTGGCGCGCAATCTGGGCATCGACCGCATCCACGCCTTCCTGTCCCAATTGGGCTTCGGCACCCGCACCGGCATCGACCTGGCGGGTGAAAAAAACGGCCTGCTTCCCTCGCGCCAATGGAAGCAGCATGCCCTCCATCAGCCTTGGTATCCGGGAGAAACCGTGATCACCGGCATCGGCCAGGGGTTCCTCCAAGTCACTCCCCTGCAACTGGCCAAGGCGACCGCCATTCTTGCCAACCACGGCAAGCTGGTCACCCCG is from Methylohalobius crimeensis 10Ki and encodes:
- the mrdA gene encoding penicillin-binding protein 2, coding for MAVFRLKDAAHENRLFLTRLVTAAAFVVLLTVALTSRLTYLQILHHERYETLARDNRVKIAPLPPTRGLIYDRNGQVLAENVSVYSLEIVPEQVKDLDATIARLQAILDITPGEVARFKRQMRRLKGFESIPLKLRLSDVEVARFAVKRPFFHGVDIRARLVRHYPYKELVSHVVGYVGSINERELKRLDPAEYRGTTHIGKVGVEQAYESVLHGHTGYAEIETNARGRELRVLQEVRPRPGADLHLTLDIELQQIAHAGLGEHNGAVVALNPKSGEILALVSKPGFDPNAFVYGISLKDYRALQHSPDRPLFDRTLRGSYPPGSTIKPFIGLAGLNYGVTDAHRKLYCPGYFQLPGVQHRYRDWKEWGHGSVSLDDAIIQSCDVYFYDLARNLGIDRIHAFLSQLGFGTRTGIDLAGEKNGLLPSRQWKQHALHQPWYPGETVITGIGQGFLQVTPLQLAKATAILANHGKLVTPHVAAYQQYPQEAPIASDPQASSEALDLDRRHWQTVIDAMIAVIHGARGTAHRISRGLDYLMAGKTGTAQVFTVKQDEKYHAKEVKEKLRDHALFIAFAPADSPRIAVSVIAENAGHGGSEAAPIARDLIDRYLSKENLHAQISP
- the mreD gene encoding rod shape-determining protein MreD; translated protein: MHPDSGSVVMFLSLVGAFWLRLFAWPDLIAPFNPDWVLLVIIYWCLAVPQRFGVGPAWLTGLLVDAATGRLLGQHAFIYGLIAFICVRFHTRLRVFPLHQQLSFILLFLLVTQFLMFWLEALRGKTHLSWEYWLPSLTGTLAWPAVLTLCRTLKQRYLTSP
- the mreC gene encoding rod shape-determining protein MreC; translation: MIIKLIFTRGPSLNVRVVLCLLAASVLMTADHYHRVTWLRSGLAIAVYPVQWLAHAPQELGNQVWSNFTGRAQLLKENRQLKAEISRLKRRTLKYEALKKENDRLRAFLDNSFKLGEQMLVAELLAVNLAPYEHVVLVNKGGHFGVHVSQPVMSVDGVVGQVIRVTPVNAEALLITDPSHAIPVQVNRNGLRAIAVGSGHLDRLEVPNLPNNADIQPGDLLITSGLGGVFPQGYPVAKVTDVAPQPGKPFARISAKPTAKLDRIREVLITWGQSTPKPFLPAVTPAATPSEGTADAP
- a CDS encoding rod shape-determining protein gives rise to the protein MFKRLRGLFSNDLSIDLGTANTLIYIPGQGIVLNEPSVVAIREDRLRGAKSIAAVGQEAKQMLGRTPGNIVAIRPLKDGVIADFTVTEKMLQYFINKVHESRLLKPSPRVLVCVPCGSTQVERRAIKESAVGAGAREVYLVEEPMAAAVGAGLPVGEACGSMVLDIGGGTSEVAVISLNGIVYSASVRIGGDRFDEAIINYVRRNYGTLIGEATAERIKHAIGSAYPASEVREIEVRGRNLAEGVPRSFTLNSNEILEALQDPLAGIVGAVREALERTPPDLGADVAERGIVLTGGGALLKDLERLIAEETGLPVEIADDPLTCVARGGGMILELLDEKGPAAFSLE
- the gatC gene encoding Asp-tRNA(Asn)/Glu-tRNA(Gln) amidotransferase subunit GatC translates to MSLTVEEVRNIAYLARIRVEDEDAGRYARDLSGILDFVAQMNAVDTDTVAPMAHPLDLPQRLRPDEVTEDNQRDRFQSIAPAVEAGLYLVPQVIEQA